Proteins from a single region of Coraliomargarita parva:
- a CDS encoding methylated-DNA--[protein]-cysteine S-methyltransferase: MNDYDRIARIIEYLDSHHTRQPDLTELASMAGLSPHHFHRLFTRWAGATPKEFLQALTFAHSRKRLADGHPLLETALDSGLSGPGRLHDLCLKLEAASPGEIRSGGAGWTLKVGYADTPFGTARIAQSPRGLCALAFETSPTETSLNTTIRELWPNAGFVRDDEMAQAWANRIFHPTGTVRPEQSLRAHVRATPFQIRVWQALLAVPEGALSTYGRIAHAIGKEGAARAVGNAIGSNPIAYLIPCHRVIRETGALGGYRWGRTRKTAMLAREALAQVDK, from the coding sequence ATGAACGACTACGACCGGATCGCCCGAATTATCGAGTACCTGGACAGCCATCACACGCGACAACCGGACTTAACCGAACTGGCGTCGATGGCCGGCTTGAGTCCGCACCACTTCCACCGTTTATTTACCCGATGGGCCGGCGCAACGCCGAAGGAATTCCTTCAGGCGCTGACCTTTGCCCACTCCCGAAAGCGACTCGCAGACGGGCACCCTCTTCTCGAAACTGCCCTCGATTCGGGACTTTCGGGCCCCGGCCGGCTCCACGACCTTTGCTTGAAACTGGAGGCGGCCAGCCCCGGCGAAATACGTTCCGGCGGCGCCGGCTGGACCTTGAAGGTCGGCTATGCGGACACGCCTTTCGGAACAGCCCGCATCGCGCAAAGCCCGCGCGGACTCTGCGCGCTGGCCTTCGAAACATCGCCCACCGAAACATCCCTCAACACCACCATCAGGGAACTATGGCCGAATGCCGGATTTGTCCGCGACGACGAGATGGCGCAGGCATGGGCCAACCGGATCTTCCATCCTACAGGGACCGTACGCCCCGAACAAAGCCTGCGGGCCCATGTGCGTGCCACTCCCTTTCAGATACGAGTCTGGCAAGCACTACTCGCAGTTCCGGAAGGCGCCCTCAGTACCTACGGCCGGATCGCCCATGCGATCGGCAAGGAAGGTGCGGCACGGGCGGTCGGCAATGCAATTGGCAGCAATCCGATCGCTTACCTCATCCCCTGCCACAGGGTCATACGGGAGACCGGAGCACTCGGGGGCTATCGCTGGGGTCGCACACGAAAAACCGCCATGCTGGCCCGGGAAGCCCTCGCTCAGGTCGATAAATAA
- a CDS encoding NAD-dependent succinate-semialdehyde dehydrogenase — MTLTPHSLTRTQAYINGQWLDAQSGLKFNVSNPASGESIAQVADCGAEETRQAIEAAEATLPVWRAKTAQERSELLRRWHGLVLQHKDALASILTSEQGKPLSEAAGEIAYGGSYIQWFAEEAKRIYGDMIPPPANDKRIVVIKQAVGVVASITPWNFPNAMLARKAAPALAAGCTFVAKPAHETPLSALALAALSEEAGIPPGVFNVVCGSNSAVIGQELTKNPLVRKLTFTGSTAVGKLLQEQCTATVKKTSMELGGNAPFIVFDDADLNAAIAGAMASKYRNAGQTCICANRILVQSGIHDRFVERLHTEVSRLQMGAGTDPAVDMGPLIHKQAAKEVDAIVQDALSLGAQANAGGKVSELGPCFYEPTILSGCTPAMRCFREEIFGPVAAVFKFDTEAEAIELANNTEYGLAAYFYTLDHSRIWRVGEALEFGIVGINEGLVSNAMAPFGGVKQSGHGREGSRYGIDDYIEIKYMCMGGI; from the coding sequence ATGACTTTGACACCCCATTCCCTCACCCGTACACAAGCCTACATTAACGGCCAGTGGCTTGACGCACAGAGCGGCCTAAAATTCAACGTCAGCAATCCGGCCAGCGGTGAAAGCATCGCTCAAGTCGCCGACTGCGGCGCGGAAGAGACCCGCCAGGCCATCGAAGCGGCCGAAGCGACCCTCCCCGTCTGGCGGGCAAAGACCGCGCAGGAGCGTTCGGAACTCCTGCGCCGCTGGCATGGGCTGGTGCTCCAACATAAGGATGCCCTGGCAAGCATTCTCACATCGGAACAAGGCAAGCCCCTGAGTGAAGCCGCCGGAGAGATCGCCTACGGGGGCAGCTACATCCAATGGTTTGCCGAGGAGGCCAAGCGCATCTACGGCGACATGATCCCACCGCCCGCGAACGACAAGCGCATCGTCGTCATCAAGCAAGCCGTCGGCGTGGTCGCGTCGATCACTCCCTGGAATTTCCCCAATGCCATGCTCGCCCGTAAAGCGGCGCCCGCCCTGGCAGCTGGCTGCACCTTCGTGGCAAAACCCGCACACGAAACACCGCTCTCGGCCCTCGCCCTCGCCGCCCTCTCTGAGGAGGCAGGCATCCCTCCCGGTGTATTCAACGTTGTCTGCGGCAGCAATTCCGCAGTCATTGGCCAGGAACTCACGAAGAACCCGCTGGTCCGAAAACTCACATTCACCGGTTCCACGGCAGTCGGCAAACTATTGCAGGAACAGTGCACAGCCACAGTCAAGAAGACCTCCATGGAACTCGGAGGGAACGCCCCCTTCATCGTCTTTGATGATGCCGACCTGAATGCGGCCATCGCAGGTGCCATGGCGTCCAAATACAGAAATGCCGGCCAGACCTGCATCTGTGCCAACCGGATTCTGGTTCAATCAGGCATCCATGACCGCTTCGTCGAACGGCTTCATACAGAGGTATCACGGCTCCAGATGGGCGCAGGCACCGATCCGGCGGTCGACATGGGCCCGCTCATTCACAAGCAGGCGGCGAAAGAGGTCGACGCAATCGTCCAGGACGCACTGTCCTTAGGCGCGCAAGCAAACGCCGGAGGCAAAGTTTCCGAACTGGGCCCCTGCTTTTACGAGCCGACGATCCTAAGCGGATGCACCCCGGCCATGCGCTGCTTCCGCGAGGAAATCTTCGGCCCGGTCGCTGCTGTTTTCAAATTCGACACGGAAGCTGAAGCGATCGAGCTGGCCAACAACACGGAATACGGGCTGGCCGCGTATTTCTACACGCTCGATCACAGTCGCATCTGGCGGGTCGGCGAAGCGCTGGAATTCGGCATCGTCGGCATCAACGAAGGGCTGGTTTCCAATGCGATGGCTCCCTTCGGCGGCGTCAAGCAATCCGGCCACGGGCGCGAGGGCTCGAGGTACGGCATCGATGACTACATCGAGATCAAGTACATGTGCATGGGTGGTATTTAA
- a CDS encoding MATE family efflux transporter, with the protein MSERPSSAARLTQRPVLTTLLRMAVPMLGGTFAMNAFNLADTWFVAQLGTLPLAAMGFSFPVVMFLISLSAGLGMGATAVVSHALGADRHEEARVLTTHTLILSVSIVAVISVAGWLTIDPLFSLLGAGDDVMPLVREYMTVWYSGVVFMVLPMTAANIVRATGDTVRPSMIMMGSSILNIILDPIMIFGFAFVPAMGIKGAALATLITRAFSCTAVLYVLGRKHHLISLRHWSPRSMLRSWGEVLKIGLPSCLSSVLMPISGAVITWLVAQHGPEAVAACGAAGRVEMFAFMVPMALGISLVPFVGQNFGAGRLDRVRDAQRYSYLFAFGFGLFMAVVFAIFAGPIARIFSEDETVIRILSRYMWIMPAGYGMMEVHRYCGFFLNGIKQPLHSFGVNLVRVLVLLLPLSLAGNLWFGLYGIFFARVLTDLLSGGVGVLWSVRVLNGLIRAKLSREPVPLA; encoded by the coding sequence ATGTCCGAACGACCTTCATCCGCCGCACGACTCACTCAGCGACCAGTGCTCACCACGCTATTGCGCATGGCGGTGCCGATGCTCGGCGGGACCTTTGCGATGAATGCCTTCAATCTGGCGGATACCTGGTTTGTCGCGCAGCTCGGAACCCTTCCGCTTGCGGCGATGGGCTTCAGCTTCCCGGTGGTTATGTTTCTGATCTCGCTTTCAGCTGGCCTGGGGATGGGAGCCACGGCTGTGGTTTCGCACGCCCTCGGGGCGGACCGGCATGAGGAGGCGAGGGTTCTTACCACGCATACGCTGATCCTGAGCGTTTCGATCGTCGCCGTGATCTCGGTTGCCGGGTGGCTGACAATAGATCCGCTTTTCAGCCTACTGGGGGCGGGGGATGACGTCATGCCTCTGGTGCGTGAATACATGACGGTCTGGTATTCCGGGGTGGTCTTTATGGTCTTGCCGATGACCGCCGCCAATATCGTCCGGGCTACCGGTGACACCGTCCGGCCGAGCATGATCATGATGGGAAGTTCCATCCTGAACATCATTCTCGATCCGATCATGATCTTCGGCTTTGCCTTTGTCCCGGCCATGGGAATCAAGGGAGCCGCACTCGCGACCCTGATCACCCGGGCCTTTTCCTGCACTGCGGTGCTTTATGTTCTGGGGCGGAAGCATCATCTCATCAGTCTTCGCCATTGGTCGCCGCGCTCCATGTTGCGCTCTTGGGGTGAAGTCTTGAAGATCGGTTTGCCCAGTTGCCTGAGTAGTGTGCTCATGCCGATTTCCGGAGCGGTGATCACGTGGCTGGTGGCGCAGCATGGGCCGGAGGCCGTGGCGGCCTGCGGCGCTGCGGGGCGTGTGGAAATGTTCGCCTTCATGGTCCCCATGGCGCTCGGTATTTCGCTGGTGCCCTTTGTCGGGCAAAATTTCGGTGCCGGCCGGCTCGACCGGGTTCGTGATGCCCAGCGCTACAGTTACCTCTTTGCTTTCGGATTCGGTTTGTTCATGGCGGTGGTGTTTGCGATCTTCGCCGGTCCCATCGCGAGAATCTTCAGCGAAGACGAGACGGTGATTCGTATCCTGAGTCGCTATATGTGGATCATGCCGGCAGGCTACGGTATGATGGAGGTGCATCGCTACTGCGGCTTCTTTCTCAATGGGATCAAGCAACCCCTTCATTCCTTCGGAGTGAACCTTGTGCGCGTGTTGGTGCTGCTGTTGCCGCTTTCGCTCGCCGGCAATTTATGGTTCGGGCTTTACGGGATCTTCTTTGCCAGAGTCTTGACAGACCTTCTTTCCGGGGGTGTCGGTGTTCTTTGGTCGGTGCGCGTCTTGAATGGCCTGATTCGTGCAAAGCTCTCACGAGAGCCGGTGCCGCTTGCCTAA
- a CDS encoding adenine deaminase C-terminal domain-containing protein, which produces MPTRFSVPPLSSVSRQLADVASARSAPDLVITGGRVLSPYSERFLPDKEIWVTAGRIAAVKAAGSYKASGLSGANVYDVNGGILAPGGVDPHVHIESSMMTVCAYAEAALLNGTTTLFCDSHEIGNVSDVAGIEWMLEDARHAPLSVFLTVPSTVPAAGAQFETAGGDLTPDKIGEIFDQWPEAVALGEKMDHVAVTLGDPRSHAILAEAHKRGRPVCGHCYGQEFVAAYAASGITDTHEAIDEAIAEEFLESGLWLFMRAGNPRTAWHALPDIITLVTKLGANTKRLCLCTDDRDAEDLFLFGLDWCARETMRSGLNPLQAWSMISLHPATRYAMDHEIGALGHSRRADIVLLDDAFVPQNTWYGGELLIEGRKPTPQLEEQLTHKRWPYPQAAYETVRLPGQVELIPELPDAPCVANVMEVKLPGVACFHQPMELEAYPDWTSLLGAHDLCHVAVVERHGLTGTVGHGLMAGFKLSSGAVASSVGHDAHNIVIAGADEASMEIALRAIETMRGGIVMVEDGEVIASVPLPLSGLLSDKRATDVQAETEVFKRAWEAKGLGIPYMGFNLIPLSVIPDIRLTDKGLIIVKELRQIPLFEPVDSES; this is translated from the coding sequence ATGCCGACACGTTTCTCCGTTCCACCCCTATCTTCAGTCTCCCGCCAACTGGCGGACGTCGCGTCGGCTCGCAGTGCGCCGGATCTGGTCATCACCGGGGGGCGCGTGTTGTCGCCCTACAGCGAGCGTTTTCTTCCGGACAAGGAAATCTGGGTGACGGCGGGCCGGATTGCCGCGGTGAAGGCTGCGGGAAGCTACAAGGCGTCGGGCCTGTCCGGCGCAAACGTTTACGATGTGAACGGAGGCATTCTGGCACCGGGCGGGGTCGATCCGCACGTGCACATCGAAAGCAGCATGATGACGGTCTGCGCCTATGCAGAGGCCGCACTCTTGAATGGAACGACCACACTATTCTGCGACAGTCATGAGATCGGGAATGTGAGCGATGTAGCAGGTATCGAGTGGATGTTGGAGGATGCACGGCATGCGCCGCTTTCGGTTTTTTTGACGGTCCCGAGTACGGTCCCCGCGGCCGGTGCCCAATTTGAAACGGCGGGAGGTGACCTGACCCCGGACAAGATCGGTGAGATCTTTGACCAGTGGCCGGAAGCGGTCGCACTGGGAGAAAAAATGGACCATGTAGCGGTCACGCTGGGGGATCCCCGGAGCCATGCGATTCTGGCGGAAGCCCACAAACGGGGCCGTCCGGTGTGCGGGCATTGCTATGGGCAGGAGTTCGTGGCGGCCTATGCCGCCAGCGGCATTACCGATACGCACGAGGCGATTGATGAGGCTATTGCGGAGGAATTCCTGGAGTCCGGTCTCTGGTTGTTCATGAGGGCGGGGAATCCCCGGACGGCCTGGCATGCCTTGCCGGACATCATCACTCTGGTGACGAAGTTGGGGGCCAATACCAAGCGACTTTGCCTCTGCACGGATGACCGCGATGCCGAGGATCTCTTTCTTTTCGGTTTGGACTGGTGCGCACGTGAGACGATGCGCAGCGGCTTGAATCCTCTGCAGGCCTGGAGCATGATTTCGCTGCACCCGGCGACACGTTACGCAATGGATCATGAGATTGGTGCCCTGGGGCATTCACGTCGCGCTGATATAGTACTTCTGGACGATGCATTTGTGCCCCAAAATACCTGGTACGGCGGCGAGCTCCTGATTGAAGGGCGTAAGCCCACGCCGCAATTGGAGGAGCAATTGACGCACAAACGCTGGCCTTATCCGCAGGCTGCCTATGAGACTGTCCGTCTCCCCGGACAGGTGGAGTTGATTCCCGAACTCCCGGATGCGCCCTGCGTTGCGAATGTGATGGAAGTCAAGCTGCCGGGGGTGGCTTGTTTCCATCAGCCGATGGAACTGGAGGCCTACCCGGATTGGACGTCTTTGCTCGGCGCTCACGATCTCTGTCATGTGGCTGTCGTTGAACGCCATGGCCTTACCGGCACTGTTGGGCACGGGCTGATGGCTGGCTTTAAGCTGAGCTCCGGAGCCGTGGCTTCCAGTGTCGGGCATGATGCGCACAATATCGTCATTGCCGGTGCGGATGAAGCGTCCATGGAGATTGCCCTGCGTGCAATTGAGACCATGCGGGGTGGAATCGTGATGGTGGAGGATGGAGAAGTGATTGCCTCCGTGCCCCTGCCGCTTTCCGGCTTGCTCTCGGACAAGCGGGCGACGGACGTGCAGGCTGAAACGGAAGTATTCAAGCGGGCATGGGAGGCGAAGGGACTGGGGATTCCATATATGGGCTTCAACCTGATTCCGCTTTCCGTGATTCCTGATATCCGTCTGACCGACAAGGGGCTGATCATCGTGAAGGAACTCCGCCAGATTCCGCTGTTTGAGCCTGTGGACTCTGAAAGCTAA
- a CDS encoding TetR/AcrR family transcriptional regulator, whose translation MADTKKRRLSAEARKEAILSAVLPLFAEKGLSGVSTRELAKACDVSEALIFRYFPTKEALFEEILTRYEHRIEPVVVRLARKLEPGTGALVQLVFMFIRLVVIHEPSLGDPTVRLFYRSFTEDGVFARRFLKRWVPPIKRFFDDSLNVAQECGDVRLPDIPAENLFHFVQHLASASGLVRLQSPPVVRYRGRIDSVAVQMTRFALTGLGMKEAAIQRYLTEEAMTVWVELEQQAL comes from the coding sequence ATGGCAGACACAAAGAAGCGCAGGTTATCCGCGGAAGCGCGCAAGGAGGCGATCCTCTCCGCGGTGCTTCCACTTTTTGCGGAGAAGGGCTTGAGCGGGGTTTCCACGCGCGAGTTGGCGAAGGCCTGCGATGTGTCCGAGGCCTTGATCTTCCGTTATTTCCCGACCAAGGAAGCGCTCTTTGAGGAGATTCTGACGCGCTATGAGCACCGTATCGAGCCGGTAGTCGTACGCTTGGCTCGCAAGTTGGAGCCGGGGACCGGGGCTTTGGTACAGCTGGTCTTCATGTTCATCCGGCTGGTGGTGATACATGAGCCCTCGCTGGGCGATCCCACGGTTCGGCTTTTCTATCGCAGCTTTACCGAGGACGGCGTCTTTGCCCGTCGCTTCCTCAAGCGTTGGGTGCCTCCGATCAAGCGTTTCTTCGATGATTCCCTCAACGTGGCGCAAGAATGTGGTGATGTTCGCCTGCCGGATATCCCCGCGGAGAACCTCTTTCATTTCGTCCAGCACCTGGCGAGTGCCTCCGGCCTGGTACGTCTGCAATCACCGCCTGTCGTACGATACCGGGGCCGCATTGATTCGGTGGCGGTGCAGATGACCCGTTTTGCGCTCACCGGTCTTGGAATGAAAGAAGCTGCGATCCAGCGCTATCTCACGGAAGAGGCCATGACGGTCTGGGTCGAGCTGGAGCAGCAGGCGCTGTAG
- the hpt gene encoding hypoxanthine phosphoribosyltransferase, with product MLNDDLDIESPLEDLDTILVDETALKSRLHELGRQISADYKGQEIAVIAIINGAVIFVADLIRQINLPLQLDCVRVSSYHDEAKPVRTPEIIDRIRLDLQDVHVLLIDDILDTGNTLSKIVEVIRKMGPASLKTCVLLDKQTPRKVDFEADYVGFVVPDEFVVGYGLDFAERYRQLPCIGVLKPELQNPPEWG from the coding sequence ATGCTGAACGACGACCTTGATATCGAATCACCACTGGAAGACCTGGACACCATTCTGGTCGACGAGACTGCCCTGAAGTCCCGGCTGCATGAGCTCGGACGGCAAATTTCAGCGGACTACAAGGGCCAGGAAATTGCCGTAATCGCCATTATCAATGGTGCCGTCATTTTCGTAGCCGACCTGATCCGCCAAATCAATCTGCCGCTCCAACTGGACTGCGTCCGTGTCTCCAGCTACCACGACGAAGCGAAACCCGTGCGTACACCGGAGATCATCGACCGCATCCGGCTGGATCTGCAGGACGTCCACGTCTTGCTCATCGACGACATACTCGATACCGGTAACACGCTCTCCAAAATCGTGGAGGTCATCCGGAAGATGGGGCCCGCCAGCCTGAAGACCTGCGTCCTGCTGGACAAGCAGACTCCCCGCAAGGTGGACTTCGAAGCCGACTACGTGGGCTTTGTCGTGCCCGATGAATTCGTCGTCGGCTACGGTTTGGACTTTGCCGAACGCTACCGCCAATTGCCCTGCATCGGGGTTCTCAAGCCGGAATTGCAGAACCCGCCGGAGTGGGGCTGA
- the ffh gene encoding signal recognition particle protein, with protein MLENLTDKLGQALRNLRGVGKLTEENMEEALKEVRKALLSADVHFKVAREFVSNVQEQCVGQEVLKSVTPGQQVIKIIHDELVKLLGEGATELEDKKPLRIMMVGLHGSGKTTSSGKLARYLAKKRDYRPALVACDVYRPAAIDQLETLAKAENCFFYGDREEKNVVKIGKRGLDAAKNAEANLIIFDTAGRLQIDHDLIEEIKDLKNAVQPDEILLVADAALGQEAVNVAKHFHEAVNITGIILTKLDGDARGGAALSMKTITDTPIKFMGIGEKPDEFEVFHPDRMASRILGMGDVVSLVEKAQETIDQKDAERMAEKLRKADFNLEDFLAQMQQVKKMGSLGSIVGMLPGASGLQIGDEEEKKMARTEAIILSMTKQERQQPRLLRGSRLKRVADGSGVQVKEVNALLKQFGQMQKMMKMMRGGKGRKMMKAMKAQMDENGGMPGMPGM; from the coding sequence ATGCTCGAAAACCTGACAGACAAGCTCGGCCAAGCCCTCCGCAACCTCCGTGGTGTCGGTAAACTGACCGAAGAGAACATGGAAGAGGCGCTGAAAGAGGTGCGCAAGGCGCTGCTTTCAGCGGATGTCCACTTCAAGGTCGCCCGCGAATTTGTCAGCAACGTCCAGGAGCAATGCGTCGGTCAGGAAGTGCTCAAATCGGTGACACCCGGCCAGCAGGTGATCAAGATCATCCACGATGAACTGGTCAAACTCCTCGGCGAAGGTGCGACCGAGCTGGAGGACAAGAAGCCGCTGCGCATCATGATGGTGGGCCTGCATGGCTCCGGTAAAACCACAAGTTCGGGCAAACTGGCCCGCTATTTGGCCAAAAAGCGGGACTACCGGCCCGCACTGGTAGCCTGCGACGTCTACCGCCCGGCCGCGATTGACCAGCTCGAAACATTGGCCAAGGCCGAAAACTGCTTTTTCTACGGCGACCGGGAGGAAAAGAATGTGGTGAAAATCGGCAAGCGCGGCCTGGATGCCGCCAAAAATGCCGAGGCGAACCTTATCATTTTCGACACTGCCGGCCGGCTCCAGATCGACCATGACCTGATCGAAGAAATCAAGGACCTGAAAAATGCGGTACAGCCCGACGAAATCCTGCTGGTGGCAGACGCCGCGCTCGGTCAGGAAGCAGTCAACGTGGCCAAGCATTTCCATGAAGCCGTCAATATCACCGGCATCATCCTGACCAAGTTGGACGGCGATGCGCGCGGGGGTGCCGCCCTCTCAATGAAGACGATCACCGATACGCCCATCAAGTTCATGGGGATCGGGGAAAAGCCGGACGAATTCGAGGTCTTCCACCCCGACCGGATGGCTTCGCGGATCCTCGGCATGGGCGACGTGGTCTCCCTGGTCGAGAAAGCCCAGGAGACCATCGACCAGAAGGACGCCGAGCGGATGGCGGAAAAGCTGCGCAAGGCCGACTTCAACCTGGAGGACTTCCTCGCCCAGATGCAACAAGTCAAGAAAATGGGTTCGCTCGGCTCGATCGTGGGCATGCTGCCCGGAGCCAGTGGCCTGCAGATCGGGGACGAGGAAGAAAAGAAAATGGCCCGCACCGAAGCCATCATCCTTTCGATGACGAAGCAGGAGCGCCAGCAACCGCGCCTCCTCCGCGGCAGCCGCTTGAAACGGGTAGCCGATGGCTCGGGCGTCCAGGTCAAGGAGGTCAACGCGCTGCTCAAGCAGTTCGGCCAGATGCAGAAAATGATGAAGATGATGCGGGGCGGCAAAGGCCGGAAGATGATGAAGGCCATGAAGGCTCAAATGGACGAAAACGGCGGCATGCCGGGCATGCCAGGCATGTAG
- a CDS encoding outer membrane lipoprotein-sorting protein has product MKRILPSLFLILASHAFAITAQEVANKAAAASYYTGQDGRAHVTMTITDAQNRERSRELTILRHDETDLGDQRFYVYFQEPADVADTVFLVYKHPDGDDDRWLYLPALDLVRRIAASDERTSFVGSHFYYEDVSGRSPTEDEHELLETTDNYYVLLSKPKQPDKVEFASYKTWIHKSSFLPVKTEYTNKQGKVYRNYQALKVETIQGQPTVMVSKMTDLDRGGSTTLTYSKVQYDLGIEADIFTERYLRTPPHQYLN; this is encoded by the coding sequence ATGAAACGTATCCTCCCCAGTCTATTTCTTATCCTGGCAAGCCACGCCTTTGCCATCACCGCGCAGGAGGTCGCCAACAAGGCAGCCGCAGCGTCCTATTACACGGGACAAGACGGCCGCGCCCACGTGACCATGACGATTACCGACGCCCAGAACCGGGAACGCAGCCGCGAGTTGACCATCCTGCGTCACGATGAAACCGACTTGGGCGACCAGCGCTTCTACGTGTATTTCCAGGAACCGGCCGATGTTGCCGATACGGTCTTTCTCGTCTACAAGCATCCGGATGGCGATGACGACCGCTGGCTTTACCTGCCTGCGCTTGACTTGGTCCGCCGCATCGCGGCCAGTGACGAGCGCACCAGCTTCGTCGGCAGTCACTTCTACTATGAAGATGTCTCCGGACGTTCCCCCACCGAGGACGAACATGAATTGCTGGAAACCACTGACAACTATTACGTTCTGCTCAGCAAACCGAAGCAGCCGGACAAGGTCGAGTTCGCCAGCTACAAGACCTGGATCCACAAAAGTAGCTTCCTGCCGGTCAAAACCGAATACACGAACAAGCAAGGCAAGGTCTACCGCAACTATCAGGCCCTAAAAGTTGAAACGATCCAAGGGCAGCCAACCGTCATGGTGTCCAAAATGACGGATCTCGACCGCGGAGGCAGCACCACCTTGACTTACAGTAAGGTGCAATATGACCTCGGCATCGAGGCCGATATATTTACGGAGCGTTACCTCCGAACTCCGCCTCACCAGTACCTCAATTAG